The genomic DNA TGGTCGAGCTGATGAAGGGCGAAATTACGGCGTACAGTGTGCCCGGGGCGGGCACCCGAATTGGCTTTACGGTGACGGTGCGCGGCAGACGACACGGTAAAGAACCGGATAGTGGTCAAGTTGCGGACGGCACGCTGGCCGGGCGGCACGCGTTGGTAGCCGACGACCACCGGATCAACCGTCTGGTCGCGGAAAAGCAGCTCCAGGCGGCCGGGCTATCCGTGACCAGCGCCGAAGATGGCGCTCAGGCGCTTTCGCTGTTTGAAAATTCGCCACAGGGGCATTATGACATCATCTTTATGGATATCATGATGCCGGTTATGGACGGCCTGACCGCTGCGCAGTTGCTGCGGGCGCTGCCGCGCGAGGACGCCAAAACGGTGCAGATTGTGGCGATGACTGCTAACGCTTTTAACGAGGATATTCATAAATCACTGGAAAGTGGTATGGATTTTCACCTTTCTAAGCCGTTTGACCGCGATCAGCTGCGCCAAATTTTGCGCAAGGTATTCGGCACCGGTTAAAACAGCCAAAAAACGACGGCAGATCTTTCAGGAAAAGTTTTCCTCAAGGTGCCTAACTACCAAAAAACGTGCGCAAAATCTATCATGATGTGGTATGATTAGGTGTGATGAAAATACCGCCGTTCAGGCGTCTGTTTTTTTGAAAGGTGGAAATATACTTATGACTTCTAACGATATCGGAATCGACCTCGGTACCGCAACTGTTATTATTTATGATATGCAAAAGGGGTTGCTGTTAAAAGAGCCATCAGTGGTGGCGGTGGATAGCCGCAGCGGTGACATTATTGCAGCGGGCGATGAGGCTTACCGTATGCTGGGGCGTACCCCGGATAGAATTCGCGCTGCCATGCCGCTTGTCGATGGCGTTATCTCCGACTTTGATATGACAAAGGCGATGATCTCGCATTTTATCCACAAAATTTATCCGAATAATCTCATTAAGCCCAGAGTGGTGATCTGTGTGCCAAGCGGCGTGACCGAGGTGGAGGCTAACGCTGTTGTTTCGGCGGCTCTTTCTTCTGGTGCGCGCAAGGTTTATCTCATTGAAGAACCGGTTGCAGCCGCCATCGGAGCGGGCATCGACATTGCAAAGCCCGAGGGCAATATCATCCTCGACATCGGCGGCGGCACCAGCGATATTGCGGTGCTCAGCTTAAACGGTGTCGTGTGCAA from Oscillospiraceae bacterium MB24-C1 includes the following:
- a CDS encoding rod shape-determining protein; the protein is MTSNDIGIDLGTATVIIYDMQKGLLLKEPSVVAVDSRSGDIIAAGDEAYRMLGRTPDRIRAAMPLVDGVISDFDMTKAMISHFIHKIYPNNLIKPRVVICVPSGVTEVEANAVVSAALSSGARKVYLIEEPVAAAIGAGIDIAKPEGNIILDIGGGTSDIAVLSLNGVVCKTSVRMAGRKFDETIVKYVRRNFGLLIGERMAERAKLACGSVSFTPEEDCEIVIKGRNLSTGLPGQMTITRGQLCEALSECMELIISAVRRILENTPPELAADIYRNGLTLTGGGALLHGIDRLLTESTHLEVHVAENPTECVAKGTAAAFVVVDSLADGFMKSATYLH